The following nucleotide sequence is from Syntrophorhabdus sp..
TCTTCGCGAGAGGCAATGACAGGCAGGTTCTCCTCAAGCATCTCAAGAACAAGGGGATCCTGCACAATTACCTCGTCGACCTTCGGCGCAAGGACCGGCACATACTTCGGGCGCTCCTCAGCATCGTGCCCCATGCCATAACCGGTGATAACACGATCCTTACGGTCGTGCAGGACGTCACTGAATACAAGAGGGCCGAAGAGGCCCTTGTCGAGTCGGAGCGCCGGCTGACGGACATCATCAACTTCCTTCCCGACGCCACCTTCGCCATCGACAAAGATGGCCGCGTGATCGCCTGGAACAGGGCCATGGAAGAGCTCTCCGGCGTCCGGGCCGTCGATATCCTCGGCAAGGGGAACCACGAGTATTCCCTGCCCTTTTACGGCAAGCGCCAGCCCCTTCTCGCCGACTTCGTCCTGAGACCGGACCGGGACGAGGAGAAGCGCTATTCCTTCATCACCAGGGAGATGGACCGTCTCGTCGCCGAACCGCTTGAACCTCTTATGCTGCGCGGCAAGCCTCTTTACATCTGGGCAAAGGCAAGCCCCATATATGACCTTGACGGCAACATCACCGGGGTCATACAGTCGGTGCGGGACATAACAGCCCAGAGAGAGGCCGAGGAAAGGCTCAAGGAATCGGAGGAGCGCTACCGGACGGCTATCGAGTGCTCCAATGACGGTGTGGCCGTTGTCAAGGGCAGCACCCATATCTATGTGAACCAGAGATTCTGTGACATCTTCGGGTTCGATTCTCCCGATGAGGTCATCGGCCGGGGCCACGAAATAACCATAGACCCCGATGACCTCATGCACGTCCGGGACATCAACGAGAGACGTCAGCGGGGAGAGAAAGTGCCCGACAAATACGAATTCAGGGGCAGGAAGAAGGATGGAAGCCTCATATACGTGGAGGTATCGGCCACGGGCACCACGTACCGCAACGAACCGGTCACGCTGGCATACCTGAGGGACGTCACGGAACGCAAACTGGCGTCGGATGCGCTCAGGGACAGCGAAATGAAGTTCCACGCCATTTTCGAGAATGCCAACGATGCCATATTCCTGATGGACCGGTTCTCCATCGTCGACTGCAATCGGAAGGCCCTCTCCGTATTCAAGGGCAGCAAGGAGGACATCGTCGCCGAGCCGCCTCACATGCTCTCTCCTCCCACGCAACCGGACGGGAGCGATTCAAAGGAGAAAGCCATGAAGATCGTCAGGGCGGCCTTCAAGGGCAAACCGCAATTTTTCACCTGGCGGCACAGAAGGTTCGACGGGACCGATTTCGACACCGAGATCAGCCTCAACTCCCTCGAGCTCTCGGGAACGAAATACCTCCTGGCAATAATCAGGGAAAGAAAGTAGGAGCGATAGGACGGATAGGACCTATCTCCTGCCCCCTCTTCGCACCCCTGCCCCCCCTTTTTTCTTGAAATACACGTAATCATATGGTATTTTACAACTCGATCAAATTTGCACGTCTTTCAATTAATGTCAGGGTGCAGGAAACTGTCTGCCGTTAAAGCGCGAAAGGCGGAAGACTAAAACCAGGAGGAAAAATGTCGAACCTTACCATCAAACAGTTGCTGGAAGCTGGCGTTCACTTCGGGCACCAGACAAAACGCTGGAACCCCAAGATGAAACCCTATATATTCGGGGCCCGTAACGGCATCTACATCATTGACCTTCAAAAGACACTGAAGATGTTCAAAGAGGCCTATAACTTCGTCAAGGAAGTGGCATCCCGCAACGAATACATCCTCTTCGTCGGTACGAAGAAGCAGGCCCAGGAATCCATCGCCGACGAATCGAAGCGCTGCGGGGCGTTTCACGTGAACAACCGCTGGCTCGGCGGCACGATGACCAATTTCCAGACCATCGAAAAGAGCATCGACCGGCTCCGCAAGTACGAGGAGCTCAAAGAGAGCGACATATACAAGGTCCTTCCGAAAAAGGAAGCCATAGGCATAGAGCGCGAGATAGAGAAACTGGAAAGGAACATCGGCGGCATCAAAGGCATGGAAAGACTCCCCGGGGCCATATATGTCGTCGACCCGAAGAAGGAATACATCGCCGTGAACGAGGCCAAGAAGCTGGGCATCCCCACCGTCGGGATCGTCGACACGAACTGTGATCCCGACGATATCGATTTCGTGATCCCCGGCAACGACGACGCCATCCGCGCCATCAAGCTCATTACCTCCCGCATCGCCGACGCGGTTCTGGAAGGAAAAGCCCTGTACGTTGAAGAGTTCCAGGGCAAGGATGAAGGGCCGGCCGAAGACCTCAAGCCCTTTGTCGACGAAAGCGTGCTGGAAGAGGAAAAATACGACGAGTACGAAGCTTAAGAGTTGAGGAGGAATTCCATGGATATCACTGCTGACGCAGTAAAAAAATTACGCGAAAGGACGGGTGTGGGCCTTATGGACTGCAAGGAGGCCCTGAGGCATTCCAATGGAGATATGGAAAAGGCCGTGGATTTCCTTCGGGAGAAAGGGCTTGCCAAGCTTCAGAAGAGGATGGGCAGGGTCGCTTCCGAGGGTTCCGTCGCCTCTTACATACATACGGGCGGCAAGGTGGGAGCCATGGTCGAGATCAACTGCGAGACCGATTTCGTCGCCAAGACCGACCAGTTCCAGAATTTCGTCAAGGACGTGGCCATGCAGATAACGGCCTCGAATCCTCTCTACGTGAAGCGCGAGGACATTCCCGCCGACCACATCGAAAGGGAAAAGACCATCTACCGGAACCAGGCGCTGGAATCGGGCAAACCGGAGAAGATCATCGACAAGATAGCCGAGGGGAAACTGGAGAAGTTCTACCAGGAGGTCTGCCTCGTGGAGCAGACCTTCATAAAGAACCCCGACATGACCGTCAAAGACCTTCTCGAGGAACTCCTCGTGAAGACGGGGGAAAAGATCGTCATCAACCGTTTCGTGAGGTTCCAGCTGGGCGAGACACTTCAGGACTAGCATGAGATACAAGAGGATACTCCTCAAACTCAGTGGAGAGGTTCTCATGGGCAACGAGGGGCATGGCATAGACCATGCCACCGTCGCCGACATTGCCGGTCAGATAGGAGATGTTCACGGACTCGGTGTCGAGGTAGGGATCGTTCTCGGCGGCGGCAACATATACCGGGGGAAGAAGGGCGAGAAAGAGGGAATGGACCGCGTCACCGGAGACTACGTCGGTATGGTGGCGACCGTCATCAACGCCCTCGTCCTTAAGGACACCCTTGTCAGGATGGGAACTCCGGCCGTGGTGCAAACGGCACTGGCCCTTGAAAGGATAGCCGAGCCCTATGACCACGCGCGGGCGAGGGCGTACCTTGACGAGGGAAAGATCGTCATCTTCGCCTGCGGGACCGGCAACCCCTACTTCACCACCGACACGGCCGCGGCCCTTCGCGCCGTCGAGACGAAGGCGGACGTGCTCATGAAGGCGACCAAGGTGAACGGTGTCTACGACAGGGACCCGGAGGTCCATGCCGACGCCGTCTTTTACCCGGAGATATCTTACAGCGAGGTCCTCGAGAAAGACCTTCAGGTCATGGACCTCACCGCGATAACGCTTTGCAAGGAGAACGACATCCCCGTCGCCGTTTTCAGCGTGCGCGTCAGGGATAATCTGAAGAAAGTGGTTCTTGGCGAAAGAATAGGGACGATCGTGAGGAGGTAACCCTATGAGCAATGACGTTATGACCGAGCTTGAGGACAAGCTGAAGAAATCACTCGCGGCATTGAAGAAAGACTTCTCGAAACTGCGCACCGGTGTCGCCTCGGCGTCCCTCCTTGAGGATATCAAGATAGACTATTACAAGCAGCCCACCCCGCTCAACCAGGTGGCTACCATCGGGGTCCCCGATTCACGGACCATCACCATCCAGCCCTGGGACAACACCGTCATCGCGGAGATCGAGAAGGCGATCCAGAAATCGGATCTTGGCGTCAATCCCATGTCCGATGGAAAGACCATCCGGTTGACCTTTCCGAAGCTCACCGAGGAGCGGCGCAAGGAACTCACGAAGCAGGGCGGCAAGATGCTCGAGGGCACCCGCGTCGCCATGAGGAACGTCCGGAGGGACATAAACGAGAAGCTGAAAAAACTGGAGAAGGACAAGACCATTTCCCAGGACGACCTCAAGAAAAAACAGGACGACGTCCAGAAGCTCACGGATAAGCATATAGATATGGCAGAAAAGCTCTTCTCCGAAAAAGAGAAAGAGATCCTCTCCATCTGAGCGACGCGATCGATGAGAAAGACGGCTCCCGATAGATTGCCCACCCACGTCGCCATCATCATGGACGGGAACGGCAGATGGGCAAAACAACAGAAGCTCCGGAGGGTGGAAGGCCACAAGGTCGGGATCGACTCGGTCAGGGAGATCACGGAAACCACCTGCGACCTCGGCATACCCTATCTCACCCTTTACGCCTTTTCAAAGGAGAATTGGTCCCGTCCGAAGGAAGAGGTCAGGGCGCTCATGTTCCTTCTCGGCCTCTACCTCGAACAGGAACTCCCGATGATGATGGACAGGGGTATACGTTTCAACGTCATCGGCGAGAGAGGTGATTTCTCGAAGCCTCTCCAGGCACAGTTCGACGATGTGATGAGGAAGACGGCGCGCAACAGGAACCTCGTTTTGACGATCGCCCTCAGCTACAGCGGCCGCAAGGAGATCATACGCTCCGTGCGCCTCCTGTGCGAGGACGTGAAAAATGGTCTTGTCAAAAGGATCGACGAAAGGACCTTCAGGAGACACCTGTACAGCCCGGCGATACCCGACCCCGACTTCCTCATCCGCACGAGCGGCGAGATGAGACTCTCGAACTTCCTGCTCTGGCAGGTGGCCTACACCGAGATCTACGTGACCGATATCCTCTGGCCCGATTTTCGAAAACAGGCCTTTCTCGAAGCGCTGGCCGAATTCGCGAAGCGTGACAGAAGGTTTGGAAACGTGAAGGATTTCTGATTGGGAGAACTGAAAAAGCGCGTCATCACGGGCATTTGCATTGCCCCTGTCATTGCCTTTCTCTTCTATGTCCTGCCCCCGGTGTGGCTCCTTACCCTGCTGCTCGCGATCGCCGTCGTCGCGCTCATCGAGGCCGCGTCCCTTGCCGGCTGCCACATGAGATACCTCATCGCCACCCTCGTCATCCTTGGAACGGTGCCTCTCTACTTCCGTTTCTTCCAGATATACATGCTCTGGATGATGGCATCGGCATTCATCGTCATCACCATCAAGGTCTTCGACAGGAAGGCATCCCTCGAGGATGCGAACCGCGACCTGACGGGTCAGGCCGCGCTCGTGCTCTTTTCCAACCTCTTCATTCTCATCCCCTTCTTCTATCTCTACCTGCTGAAGGAACTGGACGGACTGTTCCCCCTTATCCTTCTCTTTTCCATCTGGGCAAGCGACATTTTCGCCTACGGCATCGGGAAGAAGTTCGGGAAGCACCCCCTGGCTCCCCGGATCAGTCCGAAGAAGACAGTTGAAGGCCTCCTGGGCGCGGCCCTCGGCTCTCTCGCCGTCATCACCGCGTCCTATCAGCTGCTGGGCTTAAGCATTCCGGCGGCCCTCGGCGTGGGGGCGGCAACGGGTGTTCTCGGGCAGGCGGGCGATCTTTTCGAATCCGCATGCAAGAGGGTTTTCAACACAAAGGATTCATCACATCTCATTCCCGGGCACGGCGGCATTCTGGACCGTATCGACAGTTTCATCTTCACGGCGCCCTTTCTGTACACGTACCTGGTATGGACGAGATACCTATGAAGAAGAAAGTCCTCATATTGGGTTCCACCGGCTCCATCGGCACCGCGACACTCGAGGTCATCGCCAACGACCCCGGGGCTTTCGATGTCTGCGGCCTCGCCTGCAGGAACAACATAGGCCTCCTCAACGAACAGATAGCCCGGTTTAAACCGCCCGCGGTCTGCGTTTTCGACGAGGGGCAAAGGGGCGCGGTCACGGCGCCCGGCGTACGGGTCTACACGGGCATAGAGGGCATGAAGGAAATGATCCGCTCCGATGTTGACACCGTTGTCAACGCGCTGCCAGGCAGCATCGGACTCGAGCCCACCATCGAGGCCCTGCACTGCGGGAAGGTCCTCGCCCTCGCCAACAAGGAAAGCCTCGTCATGGCCGGGAGGATCATCAGGACGATCCTGTCCGGGAAAAAGTCCCGGCTCATACCCGTCGACAGCGAGCACTCCGCTCTCTACCAGCTCCTCAAGGGCGTGGAAGGCAGGGAGATCCGGTCCCTCATCATCACCGCGTCGGGGGGGCCCTTCAGGAGACACACGAAGAAGGCCCTCGAAAGGGTGGAGCTCTCGGAGGCCATGAACCATCCGACGTGGAGAATGGGACAGAAGATCACCCTCGACTCCGCCACCCTCATGAACAAGGGGCTTGAGATCATGGAGGCGCGCTGGCTTTTCAATGTCGAGCCCGGGAGGATAAAGACCCTCGTCCATCCCGAAAGCATCGTTCACGGCATGGTGGAGCTCTCCGATAATTCTCTCCTGGCGTACATGGCAAGTCCGGACATGAAGATCCCCATCGCCTATGCGCTGAACGACGAAGAGCGGGTTGCCCTGCCCTTCTCGCCCCTTGACCTCGGCGGGCACATGAAACTCACGTTCCATCCGCCGGACCTCGGGAAGTTCCCGTCGATCCGTCTTGCGTACGAAGCCCTTTCGGCAGGCGACAGCGCGTGCATCGCGTACAATGTGTCCAACGAGGTGGCCGTGCAGGCCTTCATCGACGGACGGATACGGTTCACCGACATACCGCGCGTCGTCGCCGAGACCCTGGCGGACACCGCCGGACAACCGGTCATCGACACGCTCGAAGAGGTCCTCGCGGCGGCGGCATGGACACGGGACAGAGCAATGACTAAAATAACTGGTACAGGACGAAAAAGATCATGATATCATTTTTATACTTTCTCATCGCCCTCGCGCTTCTCATCCTGGTGCACGAATTCGGGCACTTCCTGGTCGCGAGGCTTTTCGACATCAAGGTCATCACCTTCTCCATAGGGTTCGGGAAGAAACTCCTCCGCTTCACCCGGGGGGAAACGGAATACGCCATATCCGCTGTTCCCATGGGCGGTTATGTGAAACTCCTCGGGGAATCCCCCGACGAAGAGGTCAGCGAAGAAGACAAACCCAGGTCCTTCTCCCACAAACCCCCGTACGTACGGATACTCGTCGCCCTGGCAGGCCCCCTGTTCAATATCCTTCTCGCCCTTTTCGTCTTCTATCTCGTCTCCATCATCGGCTATAACGTGCCATCCGCACGCGTCGGCAAGGTTGCCGACAACACCCCCGCGCAGGCGGCGGGCATACGGGCGGGTGACACCATCGTCAGGATCGACGGCAAGGAGGTGAAGGAATTCCTCGATATCGCCTCCACCATAGATCACGCCGAGGGCGATACCGTCGAGGTGACCCTCGACCGGGCCGGCTCTCCCGTCAACCTCACCATCAAACCCATGACCATCGAGGAGAAGGACATCTTCGGCGAGCCATACAAGCGCAGGATACTCGGCATAGAAAGGTCCGACGAGGTGATAAAGCGGAGACAGAGCGCGACAGAGGCGGTGGGGCTCGCCCTTCACATG
It contains:
- a CDS encoding PAS domain S-box protein, whose protein sequence is QAAGRRADAEEDRLRLIADLLPISIVYIDRDFRYRFVNRTYESWYGRRGDDICGRRVEEVLGPVEWSFLRGHIERSLKGETVVFEQDLSDRTGTSRHVRSKIVPLTGPGAQIEGVYALISDTTEEGNVETALLRSEDRYRALFENIPVGICISTPDGRIVSYNSMLQKMTGYTRAEISNMRTRDFFARGNDRQVLLKHLKNKGILHNYLVDLRRKDRHILRALLSIVPHAITGDNTILTVVQDVTEYKRAEEALVESERRLTDIINFLPDATFAIDKDGRVIAWNRAMEELSGVRAVDILGKGNHEYSLPFYGKRQPLLADFVLRPDRDEEKRYSFITREMDRLVAEPLEPLMLRGKPLYIWAKASPIYDLDGNITGVIQSVRDITAQREAEERLKESEERYRTAIECSNDGVAVVKGSTHIYVNQRFCDIFGFDSPDEVIGRGHEITIDPDDLMHVRDINERRQRGEKVPDKYEFRGRKKDGSLIYVEVSATGTTYRNEPVTLAYLRDVTERKLASDALRDSEMKFHAIFENANDAIFLMDRFSIVDCNRKALSVFKGSKEDIVAEPPHMLSPPTQPDGSDSKEKAMKIVRAAFKGKPQFFTWRHRRFDGTDFDTEISLNSLELSGTKYLLAIIRERK
- the rpsB gene encoding 30S ribosomal protein S2, which codes for MSNLTIKQLLEAGVHFGHQTKRWNPKMKPYIFGARNGIYIIDLQKTLKMFKEAYNFVKEVASRNEYILFVGTKKQAQESIADESKRCGAFHVNNRWLGGTMTNFQTIEKSIDRLRKYEELKESDIYKVLPKKEAIGIEREIEKLERNIGGIKGMERLPGAIYVVDPKKEYIAVNEAKKLGIPTVGIVDTNCDPDDIDFVIPGNDDAIRAIKLITSRIADAVLEGKALYVEEFQGKDEGPAEDLKPFVDESVLEEEKYDEYEA
- the tsf gene encoding translation elongation factor Ts → MDITADAVKKLRERTGVGLMDCKEALRHSNGDMEKAVDFLREKGLAKLQKRMGRVASEGSVASYIHTGGKVGAMVEINCETDFVAKTDQFQNFVKDVAMQITASNPLYVKREDIPADHIEREKTIYRNQALESGKPEKIIDKIAEGKLEKFYQEVCLVEQTFIKNPDMTVKDLLEELLVKTGEKIVINRFVRFQLGETLQD
- a CDS encoding UMP kinase, which translates into the protein MRYKRILLKLSGEVLMGNEGHGIDHATVADIAGQIGDVHGLGVEVGIVLGGGNIYRGKKGEKEGMDRVTGDYVGMVATVINALVLKDTLVRMGTPAVVQTALALERIAEPYDHARARAYLDEGKIVIFACGTGNPYFTTDTAAALRAVETKADVLMKATKVNGVYDRDPEVHADAVFYPEISYSEVLEKDLQVMDLTAITLCKENDIPVAVFSVRVRDNLKKVVLGERIGTIVRR
- the frr gene encoding ribosome recycling factor, whose translation is MSNDVMTELEDKLKKSLAALKKDFSKLRTGVASASLLEDIKIDYYKQPTPLNQVATIGVPDSRTITIQPWDNTVIAEIEKAIQKSDLGVNPMSDGKTIRLTFPKLTEERRKELTKQGGKMLEGTRVAMRNVRRDINEKLKKLEKDKTISQDDLKKKQDDVQKLTDKHIDMAEKLFSEKEKEILSI
- a CDS encoding isoprenyl transferase, which translates into the protein MRKTAPDRLPTHVAIIMDGNGRWAKQQKLRRVEGHKVGIDSVREITETTCDLGIPYLTLYAFSKENWSRPKEEVRALMFLLGLYLEQELPMMMDRGIRFNVIGERGDFSKPLQAQFDDVMRKTARNRNLVLTIALSYSGRKEIIRSVRLLCEDVKNGLVKRIDERTFRRHLYSPAIPDPDFLIRTSGEMRLSNFLLWQVAYTEIYVTDILWPDFRKQAFLEALAEFAKRDRRFGNVKDF
- a CDS encoding phosphatidate cytidylyltransferase; amino-acid sequence: MGELKKRVITGICIAPVIAFLFYVLPPVWLLTLLLAIAVVALIEAASLAGCHMRYLIATLVILGTVPLYFRFFQIYMLWMMASAFIVITIKVFDRKASLEDANRDLTGQAALVLFSNLFILIPFFYLYLLKELDGLFPLILLFSIWASDIFAYGIGKKFGKHPLAPRISPKKTVEGLLGAALGSLAVITASYQLLGLSIPAALGVGAATGVLGQAGDLFESACKRVFNTKDSSHLIPGHGGILDRIDSFIFTAPFLYTYLVWTRYL
- a CDS encoding 1-deoxy-D-xylulose-5-phosphate reductoisomerase, with amino-acid sequence MKKKVLILGSTGSIGTATLEVIANDPGAFDVCGLACRNNIGLLNEQIARFKPPAVCVFDEGQRGAVTAPGVRVYTGIEGMKEMIRSDVDTVVNALPGSIGLEPTIEALHCGKVLALANKESLVMAGRIIRTILSGKKSRLIPVDSEHSALYQLLKGVEGREIRSLIITASGGPFRRHTKKALERVELSEAMNHPTWRMGQKITLDSATLMNKGLEIMEARWLFNVEPGRIKTLVHPESIVHGMVELSDNSLLAYMASPDMKIPIAYALNDEERVALPFSPLDLGGHMKLTFHPPDLGKFPSIRLAYEALSAGDSACIAYNVSNEVAVQAFIDGRIRFTDIPRVVAETLADTAGQPVIDTLEEVLAAAAWTRDRAMTKITGTGRKRS
- the rseP gene encoding RIP metalloprotease RseP, coding for MISFLYFLIALALLILVHEFGHFLVARLFDIKVITFSIGFGKKLLRFTRGETEYAISAVPMGGYVKLLGESPDEEVSEEDKPRSFSHKPPYVRILVALAGPLFNILLALFVFYLVSIIGYNVPSARVGKVADNTPAQAAGIRAGDTIVRIDGKEVKEFLDIASTIDHAEGDTVEVTLDRAGSPVNLTIKPMTIEEKDIFGEPYKRRILGIERSDEVIKRRQSATEAVGLALHMTWEYSRITVLGIVKIIQGSISPRNIGGPVLIFQEASKRAKKGLGDFVFFFALISINLGIINLLPIPVLDGGHILFNAIEIVIRRKISQKVQEVAQTVGLVILLMIMVFAFYNDFDRIFDFGKYFHGK